A single Anopheles arabiensis isolate DONGOLA chromosome 2, AaraD3, whole genome shotgun sequence DNA region contains:
- the LOC120893415 gene encoding neogenin isoform X1 — protein sequence MKPFGGAAPMQHHAGSGCNNSASSSSSRASSPSNDDSCSRCVRQRPPPSSSSSSSSSMARRNLIVCMATLFSLMFTKCYASQALEFTVEPSDVTIPEGNSVMLQCAGRADRKVLQDGKVAPNIRWRGPDGQDIGIVGDTFRSQLTNGSLYISSVESNRGLTGFYHCLLSVDGIGTIVSRSARVAIADLPDINQESHEIYLYAGQTAYFKCMSSLLPYSIESRYHTEWLKDDLPLRMDLTRMLLLPSGALEIDEVVPADRGTYQCNVTAGTFSRLSSKSNLNIKSTAGQPQSFAPPAFVIVPQPQTVREGDTVILDCAANGNPKPTIRWLRNGEDIDMNDLDSRFRIMGTGSLQINSIQDTDAGDYQCRASNTEDSLDASATVQVQVPPKFILSPDDKVAYEKEELELTCSIHGKPTPIIQWLKNGDLITPSEYMQIVGGHNLKIFGLIGSDAGMFQCIGTNPAGSVQAAARLEIIEPGLPKRHKGKKFQQTQSKTKSYEKSPLLLQSDPKLSKSVLDSLVSRTKARPKYTNDDYADHDRMLDSDHDGDDDDEDEDDEDEDEDDEEEEGKIYPLRPNEDPNKLYQTLTGSRSREDGAEMVGHFSNPKSPLNAVTRKYSKSSYVDGSGKFAAPLPGPPRTLQAQIVQSRFITLSWLEPAKNPDEVISYSVYYRMHTSDRERKMTTKSRDEQEINIQSLQPGKNYHFRVVGNSNHGPGESSETLEVRTLSEENIAGAPQNLRGYAITEKDIHLQWDPPAITNGMITKYRVYYAETDNGMTEMYADTTTTEAILNELRPYTKYTMYVVPFNQAGMGDPSHEIDVKTYSSTPSEPPANVTLETTSSTSVAIRWEPPALEDRNGQITGYKIKYRKNKKPLQVETTPANVRYYILKELDKMSAYQVKIAAMTINGTGPFTEWHHIETYENDLDESQVPGQPAWLKTRPGADNITVTWGPPVHQEIKVRSYILGWGKGIPDEDTAEIEERMRYFEIPNLEPNSEYVISLRARNAMGDGAPKYDTVRTREDAPIEAPTPLEVPVGLRAIPMSGTSIVVYWTDTTLSKSQHVSDNRHYVVRYSPNGSNRYRYHNTSVLSSMIGDLRPNTQYEFAVKVVKGHRQSAWSMSVLNSTQPASPVSPPRDLQVTFDPRNPLTALLSWLSPRHVSGPIAGYQVLYTTDNTKRDRDWNIESTTGEHTSAEILHLEPHTTYYFKVQTRHSKGLGPFSAMVSLKTGAELESSGNLTLDRSFSMELIYVTTGFAILGCLVIIGISVMKCRSKGPEGTPEHAKKSYQKNNAGIIKPPDLWIHHDQMELKNMDKGGNHGTTPGSVDGGASSSGTMTLPRSVGGGHDYDSETPITHVTNSLDKRSYVPGYNGNTTSLSSTMERPQYPRTQYSMAARPHIAMEQQTLSQQNLLQQPPQLPPANPLAQTPENPYTYDSSYSPNVTYAQGIAVDAPKRGQGHPLKSFSVPAPPASTSIISGQGKHGTPTPAVTIRPQNSSPYKKPSLSSGSLTNRLQSGPVVAHSNDEIQRLAPSTSTEELNQEMANLEGLMKDLSAITANEFEC from the exons CGCTCGAGTTTACGGTGGAACCATCGGACGTAACCATCCCGGAAGGCAACTCGGTGATGCTGCAGTGTGCCGGCCGGGCCGACCGGAAAGTGCTTCAGGACGGCAAGGTAGCGCCGAACATTCGGTGGCGTGGCCCCGACGGCCAGGACATCGGCATCGTGGGTGACACGTTCCGGTCGCAGCTCACCAACGGCTCGCTGTACATCAGCTCGGTCGAGAGTAACCGGGGCCTGACCGGCTTTTATCACTGTCTGCTGAGCGTGGACGGTATCGGTACGATCGTGAGCCGGTCAGCACGTGTGGCAATTGCAG ACCTGCCGGACATTAATCAGGAATCGCACGAAATCTATCTGTACGCTGGCCAGACGGCTTACTTCAAGTGCATGTCCAGCCTGCTGCCTTACAGCATCGAATCGCGCTACCACACGGAGTGGCTAAAGGACGATCTACCGCTCCGGATGGACCTGACGCGCATGCTCCTGCTGCCCTCCGGTGCGCTCGAGATTGATGAAGTGGTCCCAGCGGACCGTGGCACCTACCAGTGCAACGTAACGGCAGGCACCTTCTCACGCCTGAGCAGTAAATCaaacctcaacatcaaatcGACCGCGGGCCAGCCGCAAAGCTTTGCCCCACCGGCGTTCGTGATCGTCCCGCAGCCCCAAACAGTGCGCGAGGGCGACACCGTCATACTGGACTGTGCGGCCAACGGCAACCCAAAACCAACGATCCGCTGGCTCCGCAACGGGGAAGACATCGACATGAACGATCTGGACTCGCGGTTCCGCATCATGGGTACGGGCTCGCTGCAGATCAATTCGATCCAGGACACGGACGCCGGCGACTACCAGTGCAGGGCGAGCAATACGGAGGATTCGCTCGATGCGTCTGCGACGGTGCAGGTCCAGGTGCCGCCCAAGTTCATCCTCAGCCCGGACGACAAGGTGGCGTACGAAAAGGAGGAGCTCGAGCTGACCTGCTCCATCCACGGCAAGCCGACGCCCATCATACAGTGGCTGAAGAATGGGGACCTGATCACGCCGAGCGAGTACATGCAGATTGTTGGAGG CCACAACCTCAAAATCTTTGGACTCATCGGATCGGACGCGGGAATGTTTCAATGCATCGGGACGAATCCGGCCGGAAGTGTGCAGGCGGCAGCTCGACTGGAAATAATCGAGCCAG GACTGCCGAAACGGCACAAGGGCAAAAAGTTTCAGCAGACGCAATCGAAAACGAAATCGTACGAAAagtcgccgctgctgctgcagtccgATCCGAAGCTGTCGAAATCGGTACTGGACAGCCTGGTGTCGCGCACCAAGGCACGCCCAAAGTACACGAACGATGACTATGCCGATCACGACCGCATGCTTGACAGTGACCATGAcggggacgacgacgacgaggacgaggacgatgaggacgaggacgaagacgatgaggaggaggagggtaAAATCTACCCGCTGCGACCGAACGAGGACCCGAACAAGCTGTACCAAACGCTGACCGGGTCCCGGTCCCGGGAGGACGGCGCCGAGATGGTTGGCCATTTCTCTAATCCCAAGTCTCCCCTTAACGCTGTCACGCGGAAATACTCGAAATCATCGTACGTAGACGGGAGTGGGAAGTTTGCGGCACCGCTGCCGGGGCCGCCGCGCACCCTCCAGGCCCAGATCGTGCAGTCGCGCTTCATTACGCTGAGCTGGCTGGAGCCGGCCAAAAACCCGGACGAGGTTATCTCCTACTCCGTGTACTACCGCATGCACACGAGCGATAG GGAGCGCAAAATGACGACGAAATCGCGCGACGAGCAGGAAATCAACATCCAATCGCTGCAGCCGGGCAAAAACTATCACTTCCGCGTGGTGGGCAACAGCAACCATGGGCCGGGCGAGTCGTCGGAAACGCTGGAGGTGCGCACACTGTCCGAGGAGAACATTGCCGGGGCGCCGCAGAATCTGCGCGGGTACGCCATCACCGAGAAGGACATCCACCTGCAGTGGGATCCGCCGGCGATAACGAACGGCATGATAACGAAGTACCGGGTGTACTACGCCGAAACGGACAACGGTATGACGGAGATGTACGCGGACACGACCACCACGGAGGCGATCCTTAACGAGCTGCGCCCGTACACGAAGTACACGATGTACGTGGTGCCGTTCAATCAGGCCGGTATGGGCGATCCCTCGCACGAGATTGACGTGAAGACGTACTCGTCCACACCGTCGGAACCGCCGGCGAATGTGACGCTCGAAACGACCAGCTCGACGTCGGTCGCGATACGCTGGGAACCGCCGGCGCTCGAGGATCGCAATGGGCAGATCACGGGCTACAAGATCAAGTACCGGAAGAACAAGAAGCCGCTGCAGGTGGAGACGACACCGGCCAACGTGCGGTACTACATACTGAAGGAGCTGGACAAGATGTCCGCCTACCAGGTGAAGATAGCGGCGATGACAATCAACGGCACCGGGCCGTTCACCGAGTGGCACCACATCGAGACGTACGAGAACGATCTGGACGAATCGCAAGTGCCGGGACAGCCGGCGTGGCTGAAAA CTCGCCCTGGAGCGGACAATATTACGGTCACATGGGGCCCGCCGGTCCACCAAGAGATTAAGGTGCGCAGCTACATCTTGGGCTGGGGCAAAGGCATCCCGGACGAGGACACTGCGGAGATTGAGGAGCGAATGCGCTACTTCGAAATACCCAACCTGGAACCGAACAGCGAGTACGTGATTTCGTTGCGCGCTCGCAACGCAATGGGCGACGGTGCGCCCAAGTACGACACGGTGCGCACCCGGGAAGACGCTCCGATCGAAGCACCAACGCCGCTGGAAGTGCCGGTCGGACTGCGTGCCATCCCCATGTCCGGCACGTCCATCGTCGTGTACTGGACGGACACGACGCTCAGCAAAAGCCAGCACGTGTCGGACAATCGGCACTACGTCGTGCGGTACAGCCCGAACGGGTCGAACCGCTACCGCTACCACAACACGAGCGTGCTGAGCTCCATGATCGGCGATCTGCGCCCCAACACACAGTACGAGTTTGCCGTGAAGGTGGTGAAGGGACACCGCCAATCGGCCTGGTCCATGTCGGTGCTGAACTCAACCCAGCCCGCATCGCCCGTCTCACCGCCGCGCGATCTGCAGGTGACGTTCGATCCGCGCAACCCTCTCACGGCCCTCCTAAGCTGGCTTTCCCCGCGCCACGTCAGTGGACCGATCGCGGGCTACCAGGTCCTGTACACCACGGACAACACCAAGCGGGATCGCGATTGGAACATCGAATCCACCACCGGCGAGCACACGTCGGCCGAAATTCTCCACCTCGAACCGCACACGACGTACTACTTCAAGGTGCAGACGCGCCACTCCAAAGGGTTAGGCCCGTTCTCCGCGATGGTGTCGCTGAAGACGGGTGCCGAGCTCGAATCGAGCGGCAACCTGACGCTGGACCGGTCGTTCTCGATGGAGCTGATCTACGTGACCACCGGCTTCGCGATACTGGGCTGCCTGGTGATCATCGGAATATCGGTAATGAAGTGCCGCAGCAAGGGTCCGGAGGGTACGCCCGAGCATGCGAAGAAAAGCTATCAGAAGAATAACGCGGGCATCATTAAACCACCCGACCTCTGGATTCATCACGATCAGATGGAGCTGAAGAACATGGACAAGGGCGGCAACCACGGGACGACGCCCGGCTCGGTCGATGGCGGTGCGTCGAGCAGCGGTACGATGACGCTGCCCCGGTCCGTCGGCGGTGGGCACGATTACGATAGCGAAACGCCGATCACGCACGTCACTAACTCGCTGGACAAGCGAAGCTACGTGCCTGGGTATAATG GAAACACGACATCACTCAGCTCGACGATGGAGCGACCGCAGTACCCACGCACACAGTACAGCATGGCCGCCCGGCCCCATATAGCGATGGAGCAGCAGACACTGTCACAACAAAACCTTCTCCAGCAGCCGCCACAGCTGCCGCCCGCAAATCCGCTCGCTCAAACGCCCGAAAATCCCTACACTTACGACAGTAGTTATAG CCCGAACGTTACCTACGCCCAAGGTATAGCGGTGGATGCTCCGAAACGGGGGCAGGGACACCCGCTGAAAAGCTTCAGCGTACCAGCACCGCCCGCATCCACATCGATCATCAGCGGCCAGGGCAAGCATGGCA CACCAACGCCTGCCGTCACGATACGCCCGCAGAACTCATCGCCCTACAAGAAGCCCTCGCTCTCGTCCGGTTCGCTGACCAACCGGCTGCAGAGCGGCCCGGTAGTGGCACACTCGAACGACGAAATCCAGCGGCTGGCGCCGTCCACCTCGACCGAGGAGCTCAACCAGGAGATGGCCAACCTCGAGGGCCTGATGAAGGATCTGAGCGCAATCACGGCGAACGAGTTTGAGTGCTAG